A region of the Nerophis lumbriciformis linkage group LG13, RoL_Nlum_v2.1, whole genome shotgun sequence genome:
gtgggtcccaaccaagccgagccccccaaatcctaagtgtctaatatgaagctaagattgagggatggacgagcaggggacaagacaggaggactggagccccataggaggcatcctcatccccccgccatgcctccccgcaggacaatccccaaagtcttatatatgtgtgactatgtgtgctataagtaggaggagtagagggcccggacatcccccccagTCCATGTGGCcgccaaccaggaactacggccaggaggccgccacccatcCCTACCATCAAGTGTTGTACTGGAAACTCatttacaaacacaacttcaTCACACACAATACTCCACTGTGGAATTGTTGTTATATTAAAATGAGAAACTGATGCACTTATTGAgtgataaaagtattttattatttgaagATTTCATTATTAAGTACgagctgggggaaaaaaagtataaatgcttttgttcaaaatattctaattacagtatatcatctttttcattatttactgtttattctttactgtattttctctggaacaaaaaaatacatcttgAAAGTTTCCATTCTTCCAAAAAAGACCGAATTGaccacttaaaatgttttttaggattttgttttgtaattgaaGACAACACTTGTTCGTTCTGTGATagggaaacaaaataaacactttattttatgaatgtatgCAAAGTGAATCTCTGTGGGATGATGTACAATATTGGCTTTTGCCTGACACTCCAAACTTTGATTGCATATTAAtgcatgtacttgactgaaaaaagcactaatatacaatatctaatctataaatgtagaAGTATATTAAAGAGatagttacacaaacaacaatgatgtcacacatgttatatgtgctgatgttgttagaaagtcaacattaaagtcttgacagtttatttcaaatcctgcagtttcatttgctgctgctgttctcaccagcacacttgtgtttcttacactggtacttagaagacaatctttcaccacacacactgcaactacacactttctctcctgggtgtcttctcatgtgtgctACAAGGTTTGATTGGTCACAAAAGCTTCTGTTGCAGATTGAACATGTGAAAGGTTTCTCagcagtgtgtcttctcatgtgtactttcaaattctgactttgtgtaaaacctttaccacagactgaacagATGAAAGATTTTTCagcagtgtgtcttctcatgtgtactttcaaatgttgactttgtgtaaaacctttaccacagagtgaacaagaaaaaggtttttcaccagtgtgcgttttcatgtgtactttcaatttgtgactttctacaaaacctttactacagattgaacagatacaagttttttctccagtgtgtgttctcatgtgtacttttaaatgtCCACTTGTTACTAAaaatttaccacattctgagcaagaaaaaggtttttctgcagtgtgtgttctcatgtgtgttttcagacgacaatggtatttaaaagttttgtgacagtgagaacatgtgaagtgagtgttgtcagtgtgacatgttgcatcatctttagagtgttcatcatcagtgtcaggagagtgtgacgttgtgtcctcactatctgatagtggagctaagatcttgtctgcttgtgatcctccacagtggtctccatcagcttctgttgtcatgtgttgtgttgagctgctgcttggaggctccgcctctctcttctcctcactctcacctttgacctcatcatcttcactcttcacagggacaccagtcactgggaactcctccaaccATTTAGGCTGACTGATGCggtgctcctcctcttcctctttaatgtgcagCGGCTcttggtcctcctcttcctctttaaagtaggggttcagtgggtcctccttttcctctttaatgtgaggggtcagCGGGTTCTCTTGCTCCTTAAAgtgaggggtcagtgggtcctcctcttcattTTTGCTGTTTAAGACCAGTGGGTCAGCCGCTTGACCTTTAATGTGAAGGGACAGTTTAACACTATGCGTCTCGTCTTCCTCTGTAATATGGGGGGGTTGTGGCTCCTCCCCTCCCTCTTTAATGTGATGGGAATGTGGTacatcttcttcctctttaatgtggtggGGCTGTGGCTCTTCTTCCTGCTCACGAGGAAGATGTTCTTCTACGACATCTGCGGGACAGGAGAAAACAAACATTCTTTAGAAAAGTCCagctttgctcagtcacatgagacATTTTCCTGCACCAACATATGATGTCACAATCTCATCAGTTTCCCCTCACAGCAGTCAGGGTACTTCCAGCTGACACATGAAGAAGACCTTCAGAGGAATGCCTTCCCAGGCCAACGTCCAATCCACCTTATTCATATAAAAAACATCCTAAAAGTCATTCCTGCAATCCTTAATGGTAGACGCCATACGTGAAAGTGTGCTGTTCTCCCTCTGAATAAGTCATACACACACATGAAAGTCATAAGCTCCCTCTGCTGGTGGACAATAATTACAGTCATTTTCACATTCATCTTTAGAGACATGTTTGCTCTAAAAAAGCATGAGCACAGTCAACATGTTAGCCAAAAAATGTGACATCTGTTTTGCTTTCATTTAGATAGTGTTGCCATAGTTAAACTGGGAAGCAGTAATCAGATTACTGACTACTCCTTCAAAATATAACTTGTTTAccttattattaatagtaataatggattagattaatTTAGTgtgtttctagacactcaaattgCGTTAGAGTGAGAACTGAAACGGCATCATTCATGTGGTCCACACATTCaatgtggtaagctacatttaattataataataataataataactagatgaaaCAATTCCTGAAAAAATTGTGTgttaatgctccaatgctgaagttgaactgaaatgctgacgccAACCTTTATCCTTTATGGTTTACAGCAAACTGTATTGTTGATGTAAC
Encoded here:
- the LOC133613934 gene encoding uncharacterized protein, coding for MSTLHMLRALVDQRLTAAVEEIFVVLERTIAEYEAELSRTKEENNQLLDAVFKKHQVVLHRTDVVEEHLPREQEEEPQPHHIKEEEDVPHSHHIKEGGEEPQPPHITEEDETHSVKLSLHIKGQAADPLVLNSKNEEEDPLTPHFKEQENPLTPHIKEEKEDPLNPYFKEEEEDQEPLHIKEEEEEHRISQPKWLEEFPVTGVPVKSEDDEVKGESEEKREAEPPSSSSTQHMTTEADGDHCGGSQADKILAPLSDSEDTTSHSPDTDDEHSKDDATCHTDNTHFTCSHCHKTFKYHCRLKTHMRTHTAEKPFSCSECAVCDDFRSIMIV